A genomic window from Gossypium hirsutum isolate 1008001.06 chromosome D12, Gossypium_hirsutum_v2.1, whole genome shotgun sequence includes:
- the LOC107941206 gene encoding histone chaperone cia1-like, with amino-acid sequence MEPKEKRKVGHPNSLKRKVKSIVSQEKSESSSVKIDRMIRWMQEMGIVLQEFTRQNNMRIFSFSPDMSGPTHPEHEEEEQESDEQKQNEEGEGNEETASEEEEED; translated from the coding sequence ATGGAAccaaaggagaaaagaaaagttggtCATCCAAATTCGctcaaaagaaaagtaaaatcaATAGTTAGCCAAGAAAAAAGCGAGAGCAGTAGTGTAAAAATCGACAGAATGATAAGATGGATGCAAGAAATGGGCATTGTTCTTCAAGAATTTACAAGGCAAAACAACATGAGAATATTTAGTTTTTCGCCAGACATGTCCGGCCCGACACATCCAGAGCATGAAGAAGAGGAGCAAGAGAGTGACGAGCAAAAACAAAACGAGGAAGGAGAAGGGAATGAAGAGACCGCTtctgaggaggaggaggaggattga